In Abyssisolibacter fermentans, a single window of DNA contains:
- the rpmF gene encoding 50S ribosomal protein L32, which produces MAVPKRKISKARRDKRRASNSKVSAPTLVECPQCHEPKVPHRVCPECGYYKNKEVIEVE; this is translated from the coding sequence ATGGCAGTACCAAAGCGTAAAATTTCAAAGGCTAGAAGAGATAAAAGAAGAGCTTCAAATTCAAAGGTTTCTGCACCTACACTTGTAGAATGTCCACAATGTCATGAACCAAAAGTTCCTCATAGAGTATGTCCAGAATGTGGATATTATAAAAACAAAGAAGTAATTGAAGTTGAGTAA
- a CDS encoding QueT transporter family protein encodes MKRRNKTKYIVLTGLIAAIYVVITVAFSFMSYEAVQFRISEIMVLFAFIDPLYIPGLVIGCFIANLYGPFGIVDAIVGSTATFFAVYMISKCRYWFKDKYRGLFMASLFPALSSSIIALQIYVVGGGSFLYWTIMIGFGELVVVTLVGFPLFSYILSKPRWVNLLTISREPKS; translated from the coding sequence ATGAAAAGAAGAAACAAAACAAAGTATATTGTTTTAACAGGATTGATTGCAGCTATATATGTTGTTATAACAGTAGCTTTTTCTTTTATGAGTTATGAGGCTGTGCAATTTAGGATATCTGAGATAATGGTACTCTTTGCTTTTATAGATCCTTTGTATATCCCAGGATTAGTAATAGGATGTTTTATAGCAAATTTATATGGACCTTTTGGTATTGTTGATGCTATAGTTGGAAGTACAGCTACATTCTTTGCAGTCTATATGATAAGCAAATGCAGATACTGGTTTAAGGATAAGTATAGAGGTTTATTTATGGCAAGCTTATTCCCTGCACTTTCAAGTTCAATAATAGCACTACAAATATATGTTGTCGGTGGAGGTTCATTTTTGTATTGGACTATTATGATTGGGTTTGGTGAGCTTGTTGTAGTAACATTAGTAGGTTTTCCTCTGTTTAGCTATATATTATCAAAACCAAGATGGGTAAATTTGTTGACTATAAGCAGAGAACCCAAATCTTAG
- a CDS encoding YqaA family protein, whose translation MLIEVLRGYGLVGIFILALMEAIFLPVPVETLLIPFLIVKPKLYVLAVVLSTAGSVLGAMIGHTIGKIGGKKIVYKYINNNKIDKVHELFNRYGTLAVAIAALTPLPYKIFAIISGILDMKREKLAIIALISRGIRFLIVGFITIRYGGKFFAKLNSTTIDVKILVILSAIFIIYLVSKIITHKER comes from the coding sequence GTGTTAATTGAGGTATTAAGAGGTTATGGCTTAGTTGGTATTTTTATATTGGCATTAATGGAAGCAATTTTTTTACCTGTACCTGTTGAAACGTTATTAATACCATTTTTAATAGTAAAACCTAAATTGTATGTTTTGGCTGTAGTGTTAAGTACAGCTGGTTCTGTTTTGGGTGCAATGATAGGTCATACCATTGGGAAAATAGGTGGTAAAAAAATAGTTTATAAGTACATAAATAATAATAAAATAGATAAAGTGCATGAATTATTTAATAGATATGGTACTCTTGCTGTTGCTATAGCAGCGCTTACACCACTTCCTTATAAAATATTTGCGATAATATCAGGGATTCTTGATATGAAAAGAGAAAAACTCGCAATTATTGCACTTATAAGCAGAGGAATTAGATTTTTAATTGTAGGCTTTATTACCATTAGATATGGTGGTAAATTTTTTGCAAAACTGAATAGTACTACTATTGATGTAAAAATATTGGTTATTTTAAGTGCGATATTTATTATATATTTAGTGAGTAAAATTATTACACATAAAGAAAGGTAG
- a CDS encoding histidinol-phosphatase HisJ family protein yields MYDYHVHSLYSVDSKAPMKDVVQKSISLGMKELCFTDHTDFNVSGKDFAFDTDKYFEEINNYKQVYSKQIEILKGIELGIQPHILKRCEDFINSKPFDFVILSLHVCNKKDLYSDNFFNDITPEEAYTKYLEELTYCVKNYKAYNVLGHVDLIRRYNEEVAKIDPMLFYDHLKEIFKIVIENNKGIEINTGGLRYWLKDINPTYNVLKLYRDLGGEIITFGSDSHNPEDLCAGYDYAIDVLKLAGFNYITTFKNMKPKFVRI; encoded by the coding sequence ATGTACGATTATCATGTTCATAGTTTATACTCCGTAGACTCTAAAGCACCGATGAAAGACGTTGTCCAAAAATCTATAAGCCTAGGAATGAAAGAACTATGTTTTACCGATCATACTGATTTCAATGTTTCTGGTAAAGATTTTGCTTTTGATACAGATAAATATTTTGAAGAAATAAATAATTATAAGCAAGTTTACTCTAAACAAATTGAAATACTTAAAGGCATTGAACTGGGAATACAACCACATATTTTAAAAAGATGTGAAGATTTTATAAATTCAAAACCTTTTGACTTTGTTATTTTATCTTTACATGTATGTAATAAAAAAGATTTATACTCAGATAATTTTTTTAATGATATAACACCAGAAGAAGCATATACGAAATATTTAGAGGAATTAACATATTGTGTTAAAAATTATAAGGCATATAATGTCTTAGGTCATGTGGATTTAATTAGAAGATACAATGAAGAAGTAGCTAAGATTGATCCTATGCTATTTTATGATCATCTAAAAGAAATATTTAAAATTGTAATTGAGAATAATAAAGGTATTGAAATAAACACTGGTGGTTTAAGATATTGGCTTAAAGATATAAATCCAACATATAATGTATTAAAGCTTTATAGAGATCTTGGCGGTGAGATAATAACTTTTGGCTCAGATTCACATAATCCTGAAGATCTATGTGCAGGCTATGATTATGCAATAGATGTATTAAAGCTTGCTGGTTTCAATTATATAACTACTTTTAAAAATATGAAACCCAAATTTGTAAGAATATAG
- the fapR gene encoding transcription factor FapR, producing the protein MKARLPKKQRQIKLKQSLKEDPFLTDEELMQMYNVSIQTIRLDRLELGIPELRERIKNVAELNYSKVRSIGGTEIVGELVDLNLGKNGITILETDNQMAFTKTNIVRGHHIYAQAESIAMAVIDADVAVTGVANIKYKEPVEAGRKLIAKAEVVRVRDNKFFVHVFTYANQKQVFRGKFILVALEK; encoded by the coding sequence ATGAAGGCAAGATTACCAAAGAAACAAAGACAAATTAAATTAAAGCAAAGCTTAAAGGAGGATCCATTTTTAACAGATGAAGAGCTAATGCAAATGTATAACGTTAGTATACAGACCATAAGACTCGATAGGTTAGAATTAGGTATTCCAGAGCTTAGAGAAAGAATTAAAAATGTAGCTGAATTAAATTATTCTAAAGTTAGATCTATTGGTGGCACAGAAATAGTAGGAGAGCTAGTTGATTTAAATTTAGGTAAAAACGGTATAACTATATTAGAAACAGATAATCAAATGGCATTTACAAAGACTAACATAGTAAGAGGGCATCATATTTATGCTCAAGCAGAGTCTATTGCTATGGCAGTTATAGATGCAGATGTGGCAGTTACAGGAGTAGCTAATATAAAATATAAAGAACCAGTAGAAGCAGGACGAAAGCTTATTGCAAAAGCTGAGGTTGTAAGAGTAAGAGATAATAAGTTTTTTGTTCATGTATTTACATATGCTAACCAGAAACAAGTTTTTCGAGGAAAATTTATTTTAGTTGCTTTAGAAAAATAA
- a CDS encoding acetate/propionate family kinase — MKVLVINCGSSSLKYQLIDMTDESVLAKGLVERIGIEGSKITHKANGKKAIIEQPMENHKIALELVVKALLDEEHGAIKSMDEIDAVGHRVVHGGEKFATSVVITDEVIKTMEDCSDLAPLHNPPNIIGIKACKEIMPNTPMTGSFDTAFHQTMSKEAYIYPLPYELYEKYGIRRYGFHGTSHKYVAQRAGAILNKNIEDLKIITCHLGNGASLAAVKNGKCVDTSMGLTPLEGLAMGTRCGDIDPAIIPFLMEKEGLDISGVNNLINKKSGVLGISGISSDFRDIENAANEGNDRAKLALDKFANRVKKYIGAYAAIMGGVDAIVFTAGLGENSISMREQICEGLDFLGVKVDSDKNNVRGEEVVVSTDDAKVKVLVVPTNEELMIARDTKALV, encoded by the coding sequence ATGAAAGTACTAGTAATTAATTGTGGAAGTTCATCTTTAAAATATCAATTGATTGATATGACTGATGAAAGTGTATTAGCAAAAGGTTTAGTTGAAAGAATAGGAATTGAAGGATCAAAAATTACTCATAAAGCTAATGGTAAAAAGGCAATAATAGAGCAGCCTATGGAAAATCATAAAATTGCTTTAGAACTAGTTGTTAAAGCTTTATTGGATGAAGAGCATGGTGCAATTAAATCTATGGATGAGATTGATGCTGTAGGTCATAGAGTTGTTCATGGTGGAGAGAAATTTGCAACATCAGTTGTAATAACTGATGAGGTTATAAAAACTATGGAAGATTGTAGTGATCTTGCTCCATTACATAATCCACCAAATATCATAGGTATAAAAGCATGTAAAGAAATTATGCCAAATACTCCAATGACTGGATCGTTTGATACAGCTTTTCATCAAACAATGTCAAAAGAAGCTTATATTTATCCATTACCATATGAATTATATGAGAAATATGGTATAAGAAGATATGGTTTTCATGGAACATCTCATAAATATGTTGCACAAAGAGCTGGAGCTATTTTAAATAAGAATATAGAAGATCTTAAAATAATTACTTGTCATTTAGGTAATGGAGCTAGTTTAGCAGCTGTTAAAAACGGTAAATGTGTAGATACTAGTATGGGACTTACTCCATTAGAAGGTCTAGCTATGGGAACTAGATGTGGGGATATTGACCCAGCAATAATTCCATTCCTAATGGAAAAAGAAGGCTTAGATATTAGTGGTGTTAATAATTTAATAAATAAAAAATCTGGTGTTTTAGGTATTTCTGGAATAAGCAGTGATTTTAGAGATATTGAAAATGCAGCTAATGAAGGAAATGATAGAGCTAAATTAGCACTAGATAAATTTGCTAATAGAGTTAAAAAATATATAGGCGCTTATGCTGCTATAATGGGTGGAGTAGATGCAATAGTATTTACAGCTGGATTAGGAGAAAATTCTATTAGTATGAGAGAACAAATTTGCGAAGGTTTAGATTTCTTAGGAGTAAAAGTTGATTCTGATAAAAATAATGTCAGAGGAGAAGAAGTTGTCGTAAGTACTGATGATGCAAAAGTTAAAGTATTAGTTGTTCCTACAAATGAAGAATTAATGATTGCTAGAGATACAAAGGCATTAGTATAG
- a CDS encoding YkvA family protein → MKILNFFKKIKIIFKYLFDTNVKFRKKILLIIGLVYLISPLDLLPDPVFGIGLIDDIFILSSIIISMREKIKDYEKTLKYGRMRDAETGKIIDFNEFNNED, encoded by the coding sequence ATGAAAATCTTAAATTTTTTTAAGAAAATTAAGATTATATTTAAATATTTATTTGATACAAATGTAAAATTTAGAAAAAAGATTTTGCTAATAATAGGATTAGTATACCTAATTTCACCATTAGATTTATTGCCTGACCCTGTGTTTGGTATTGGTTTAATTGATGATATATTCATATTATCATCTATAATTATTTCTATGAGAGAAAAGATTAAAGATTATGAAAAGACGTTAAAGTATGGCAGAATGAGAGATGCTGAGACAGGAAAGATTATAGATTTTAATGAATTTAATAATGAAGATTAA
- a CDS encoding YceD family protein, whose protein sequence is MRIDIQNIINGEEFKISLKENISMNLLALETKELEFTTPIDINLEIYKVDKASLYVNGTVDYQCIDVCDRCLNAFNRKAHENFSGKIIEKEEQEEYEDIIFYHENGKIDITDMIKTVILYNLPMKTLCDENCKGICPKCGQNLNEKQCNCEINDIDPRLSKLENFFK, encoded by the coding sequence ATGAGAATTGATATACAAAATATTATTAATGGTGAAGAATTCAAAATTTCTTTAAAAGAGAATATTAGTATGAATCTTTTAGCACTAGAAACAAAGGAACTGGAATTTACTACACCTATAGATATAAACTTAGAAATATATAAAGTAGATAAAGCTAGTTTGTATGTAAATGGGACAGTTGATTATCAGTGTATTGATGTGTGTGATAGATGTTTAAATGCATTTAATAGAAAGGCTCATGAGAATTTTTCAGGGAAAATTATAGAAAAAGAAGAGCAAGAAGAATATGAAGATATTATATTTTATCATGAAAATGGCAAAATAGATATTACTGACATGATTAAAACAGTAATTTTATATAATTTGCCAATGAAAACCTTATGCGATGAAAATTGCAAAGGGATTTGTCCTAAATGTGGACAAAATCTAAATGAAAAGCAATGTAATTGTGAGATTAATGATATTGATCCAAGGCTTAGCAAATTAGAGAATTTTTTTAAGTAA